Proteins found in one Planctomicrobium piriforme genomic segment:
- the coaE gene encoding dephospho-CoA kinase (Dephospho-CoA kinase (CoaE) performs the final step in coenzyme A biosynthesis.) gives MSAARIPVIGIVGGIGSGKTALANALQHQLRCSRLDADSAGHRALRQPDIIAKLTAIFGQEILDPQGEVSRPAVARRVFGDAAEQRQARQQLETIVHPVIEDDMRNQLQQMQADGDQDVILLDAALLLEAGWSRFCDAVIFLDVPRETRVARVRERGWDEPELARREASQLSLEEKRARADLVLDQTGPIEQSAGHLANWIRERFQLQTPAKILTP, from the coding sequence ATGTCCGCCGCGAGAATTCCGGTGATCGGAATCGTGGGGGGAATCGGTTCAGGGAAAACCGCCTTGGCCAACGCCTTACAACATCAACTTCGCTGCTCTCGACTCGATGCCGACTCCGCCGGCCATCGCGCTTTGCGCCAGCCTGACATCATTGCAAAGTTGACCGCCATTTTTGGTCAGGAAATCCTTGATCCCCAGGGAGAGGTTTCCCGGCCCGCCGTGGCGCGTCGGGTGTTTGGAGATGCAGCGGAACAACGGCAAGCGCGGCAGCAACTCGAAACCATTGTCCATCCCGTCATCGAAGACGACATGCGGAATCAGTTACAGCAAATGCAGGCCGACGGAGATCAGGATGTGATCCTGCTCGATGCCGCCCTGCTGCTGGAAGCCGGATGGAGCCGGTTCTGCGACGCCGTGATCTTCCTGGATGTCCCCAGGGAAACTCGGGTCGCCCGCGTCCGGGAACGGGGTTGGGATGAACCCGAACTTGCACGCCGCGAAGCCAGTCAGTTGAGCTTAGAAGAAAAACGTGCCCGAGCCGATCTGGTGCTCGACCAGACCGGACCCATCGAACAATCAGCCGGCCATCTGGCCAACTGGATCCGCGAGCGGTTCCAGCTCCAGACTCCAGCGAAAATTTTAACTCCCTGA
- the rho gene encoding transcription termination factor Rho yields the protein MPRTSPSSSSSSRPKPGDSDAGQSPMNGDQAHDEDLDAIYDPADSRYEEAKRGEIHIAALQRMTMKELIELARNENVSEYTGLKKQDLIFRILKERTKMNGLMFGEGTLEILPDGFGFLRSPDYHYLPCPDDIYVSPSQIRRFGLRTGATVAGQIRPPKENERYFALLRVEAINGEDPNLVPGKVPFDDLTPLHPKDRLRLSNDPAELATRVVDIVAPIGFGQRGLIVSPPRAGKTVLLQKLAKAVIENHPEAYVIVLLIDERPEEVTDMERQVKGEHCEVISSTFDEPPSRHIQVSEMVIEKAKRMVEYGHDVVIFLDSITRLARAYNTECPNSGKILTGGVDANALQHPKRFFGAARAVEEGGSLTIVATALVDTGSKMDEVIFEEFKGTGNTELHLDRRMVEKRIWPAVDVNKSGTRREELLMSEDELRRVWILRRVLNDMNPVEAMELLTNRMRRSKTNDEFLLSMNLS from the coding sequence ATGCCCAGAACCTCACCTTCCTCCTCGTCATCTTCTCGCCCCAAACCGGGCGACAGCGATGCCGGCCAGTCTCCCATGAACGGCGATCAGGCTCACGATGAAGATCTCGACGCGATCTACGATCCCGCCGACAGCCGCTACGAAGAAGCCAAGCGGGGTGAGATCCACATCGCCGCCCTGCAGCGCATGACGATGAAGGAACTCATCGAACTGGCGCGCAACGAAAACGTCAGCGAATACACCGGCCTGAAGAAGCAGGATCTCATCTTCCGCATCCTCAAAGAGCGGACGAAGATGAACGGCCTGATGTTCGGCGAGGGGACGCTGGAGATCCTGCCGGACGGCTTCGGCTTCCTCCGCAGTCCCGACTATCATTATCTGCCGTGTCCGGACGACATCTATGTCTCTCCCAGCCAGATCCGGCGGTTCGGACTGCGGACCGGGGCGACGGTCGCCGGACAGATTCGTCCTCCCAAGGAGAACGAACGCTACTTCGCCTTGCTGCGGGTCGAAGCCATCAACGGGGAAGATCCGAATCTGGTGCCGGGCAAAGTGCCGTTCGATGATCTGACGCCGCTGCATCCAAAAGATCGGTTGCGCCTGTCGAACGACCCCGCGGAACTGGCAACGCGAGTCGTGGATATCGTCGCGCCGATCGGCTTCGGTCAGCGCGGCCTGATTGTTTCTCCTCCACGGGCCGGAAAAACGGTGCTGTTGCAGAAGCTGGCCAAAGCGGTCATCGAGAATCATCCGGAAGCCTATGTCATCGTGCTGCTCATCGATGAACGCCCGGAAGAAGTGACCGACATGGAACGTCAGGTGAAAGGGGAGCACTGCGAAGTGATCTCCAGCACGTTCGACGAACCTCCCAGCCGGCACATTCAGGTGTCGGAAATGGTCATCGAGAAAGCCAAGCGGATGGTCGAATACGGCCACGACGTGGTGATCTTCCTCGACTCCATCACTCGTCTCGCCCGTGCCTACAACACCGAGTGTCCGAACTCCGGCAAGATCCTGACCGGGGGGGTCGATGCCAACGCATTGCAGCATCCGAAGCGATTCTTCGGGGCGGCCCGTGCTGTTGAAGAAGGGGGCAGCCTGACCATCGTCGCCACCGCCCTGGTCGATACCGGATCGAAAATGGACGAAGTGATCTTCGAGGAGTTCAAAGGCACCGGGAATACCGAATTGCACCTCGATCGTCGCATGGTGGAAAAACGGATCTGGCCGGCGGTGGACGTCAACAAGTCGGGCACCCGCCGCGAAGAATTGCTGATGAGCGAAGACGAACTGCGACGCGTCTGGATTCTCCGCCGCGTCCTCAACGACATGAATCCCGTCGAAGCGATGGAACTCCTCACCAACCGGATGCGTCGCAGCAAAACCAACGACGAATTCCTGTTGTCGATGAACCTGAGCTGA
- a CDS encoding cysteine desulfurase family protein has translation MSLSVHGRTMIYLDNNATTPLDPAVLDAMGRVAREAAGNPGSRHLAGRRARQALEDARESIAEILEAEPREVIFTSGGTESSNLAITGLTAGQTGVVLLPPGEHPATEEPVRRLIAAGWQRCELPLDELGRIDAKFAAQISLDDVRFATAILAHNETGVIQNLEPLAQRCLSQGIPFHVDAIQAVGKIPVSFKRLPATTMSIAAHKFHGPRGIGALLLRAGTKLRPAFVGGFQEAGLRPGTEPVMLAVGMSVALRQWHIAQTERTQRVSALRDRLEQGLLHRCPPVFVNGDVAHRLPNTSNLSFPGCDGDALLIALDLAGVCCSLGSACASGSIEPSPVLVAMGLPEDRYRSALRLSVSMVNTEEEIDQAIDLIANAVTRLRARQ, from the coding sequence ATGTCGCTTTCCGTTCACGGCCGCACGATGATCTATCTCGATAACAATGCCACGACGCCGCTCGATCCGGCGGTTCTCGACGCCATGGGCCGCGTTGCGCGCGAGGCCGCAGGCAATCCCGGCAGCCGGCATCTGGCAGGCCGCCGTGCCAGACAGGCGCTCGAAGACGCACGGGAATCGATTGCCGAAATCCTCGAAGCCGAACCGCGCGAGGTCATCTTCACGTCCGGCGGGACAGAGTCGTCGAATCTCGCCATCACCGGTCTCACCGCTGGACAGACCGGCGTGGTCCTCCTGCCGCCGGGCGAACATCCCGCGACGGAAGAACCAGTCCGTCGATTGATTGCTGCAGGCTGGCAACGATGCGAACTGCCGCTGGATGAATTGGGACGAATCGACGCTAAGTTCGCCGCACAGATTTCGCTGGACGATGTCCGTTTCGCGACCGCGATTCTCGCTCATAACGAAACCGGCGTGATTCAGAATCTCGAACCGCTCGCACAACGTTGCTTATCACAGGGCATTCCCTTTCACGTCGACGCCATTCAAGCGGTCGGAAAAATCCCGGTGAGTTTCAAGCGGCTTCCGGCCACGACAATGTCGATTGCCGCACACAAATTTCACGGACCACGCGGCATCGGAGCATTACTGCTGCGGGCAGGGACGAAATTGCGTCCGGCCTTCGTCGGCGGCTTTCAGGAAGCGGGACTTCGACCCGGGACTGAGCCCGTCATGCTGGCGGTCGGGATGAGCGTCGCCCTGCGGCAATGGCATATTGCTCAAACCGAACGAACACAGCGCGTCTCCGCACTCCGCGATCGACTCGAACAGGGACTGCTGCACCGCTGTCCGCCGGTGTTTGTGAACGGGGATGTTGCCCACCGCCTGCCCAACACATCCAATCTCTCATTCCCCGGCTGTGACGGCGATGCGCTGCTCATTGCTCTCGATCTGGCCGGCGTCTGCTGTTCACTCGGCAGTGCCTGTGCCAGCGGTTCGATTGAGCCGTCCCCGGTCCTCGTCGCGATGGGACTTCCGGAAGACCGCTATCGCTCCGCGCTGCGTTTGAGCGTCAGCATGGTCAATACGGAAGAAGAGATCGATCAGGCCATCGACTTGATTGCGAATGCCGTGACCCGCCTGCGCGCTCGGCAGTAG
- a CDS encoding alpha/beta hydrolase — MSYWLLALLCVVGLLLALDAVIHFVYALAALRRIDNPPSFLVQSVREDAPQPDPVRFPTRDGLELRGGIYLPEESPRGVIVFCPETLGGHLTAMNYAESLLDAGFAIFSFNFRNQSPSDTMSGYRATHWMTNHEITDVHAALDLVLSQPQFSALPVGLMGVSRGACAALAAGAMRPEVEFIWAQGAFSTRAVIVHHAMNFLGTVVGRWGKMLPEWHVRITIGLMLLMAGARNGARFVRLESVLPRWRGRDVQFISGARDTYVPTQLTRRLTKLVGANAENSHWVASGAKHNLERVAKPDEYDHRLLAFFNQMPVPVPVSQPRVAVAH; from the coding sequence ATGAGTTACTGGCTGCTGGCACTGCTGTGCGTCGTCGGTCTCCTGTTGGCGCTGGACGCGGTCATTCATTTTGTTTACGCACTCGCAGCATTGCGGCGGATCGATAATCCTCCGTCTTTCCTGGTGCAGTCCGTCCGGGAGGACGCGCCGCAACCGGACCCGGTGCGATTTCCGACGCGAGACGGTCTCGAACTGCGGGGCGGTATCTACTTGCCTGAGGAATCGCCGCGCGGTGTGATCGTCTTCTGCCCGGAAACGCTGGGCGGACATCTGACGGCAATGAACTATGCCGAGTCACTGCTGGACGCCGGCTTCGCGATCTTCTCGTTCAATTTCCGCAATCAATCGCCAAGCGACACGATGTCGGGGTATCGGGCGACTCACTGGATGACAAATCACGAAATCACCGATGTCCATGCTGCACTCGACCTCGTGCTGTCTCAGCCGCAGTTCTCGGCTCTGCCGGTCGGCCTGATGGGAGTCAGCCGCGGAGCCTGCGCTGCACTCGCTGCCGGAGCAATGCGGCCGGAAGTGGAATTCATCTGGGCCCAGGGGGCGTTTTCGACTCGAGCAGTCATCGTACATCATGCGATGAACTTTTTAGGAACGGTTGTCGGTCGCTGGGGAAAGATGCTTCCGGAATGGCATGTCCGCATCACCATCGGACTGATGCTGCTGATGGCCGGCGCCCGCAATGGCGCCCGATTTGTGCGATTGGAAAGCGTCCTGCCGCGTTGGCGCGGTCGGGATGTGCAGTTTATCTCTGGCGCCCGCGATACCTATGTGCCGACTCAACTCACCAGACGCCTGACCAAACTCGTCGGCGCCAACGCCGAAAATTCCCACTGGGTCGCGTCAGGTGCAAAACACAACCTGGAACGGGTTGCCAAGCCGGATGAGTACGATCATCGCCTGCTGGCATTCTTCAATCAGATGCCGGTGCCCGTTCCAGTGTCTCAGCCGCGCGTTGCTGTCGCACATTAG
- the fabF gene encoding beta-ketoacyl-ACP synthase II has protein sequence MRRRVVVTGIGCVTPIGNDVQSMWESIKAGRSGIDYITHFDASHFPTRFAAEVKNFDLGKFVPKPERFQHAGRNTRFAIGAGVQAMQSSGLQDGKFDPTRFGVYLGAGEGQQDFYLFMRLIADAQRSGEFDMDHFTREGLQRMNAREELEQEPNMPAGHLASLFDAQGPNLNCLTACAASSQAIGEATEIIRQGEADIMLSGGAHSMIHPFGVTGFNLLTALSTHNDDPQGASRPFDRDRDGFVLGEGAAMLMLEDLEHAQNRGAKIYGEIAGYGSTADAYRITDIHPEGRGATACIKMALADARCSPEEIGYVNAHGTSTAVNDRVETLSIKQAFGDAAYQTPVSSTKSMMGHLIAAAGSAEAIVCLLAMQEGVLPPTINYENPDPECDLDYVPNQPREAVVRKSLSNSFGFGGQNISLVFSKFEG, from the coding sequence ATGAGAAGGCGTGTTGTCGTCACCGGCATCGGGTGTGTCACTCCCATTGGCAACGACGTGCAGTCGATGTGGGAGTCGATCAAGGCCGGTCGCAGCGGCATCGACTACATCACGCACTTTGACGCGAGCCATTTTCCCACCCGGTTCGCCGCGGAAGTGAAGAACTTCGATCTCGGCAAGTTTGTCCCGAAGCCGGAGCGTTTTCAGCACGCTGGCCGCAACACGCGTTTCGCGATCGGCGCGGGCGTGCAGGCGATGCAGAGTTCCGGCCTGCAAGACGGGAAGTTCGACCCCACGCGATTCGGCGTCTATCTGGGTGCGGGAGAAGGCCAGCAGGACTTCTATCTGTTCATGCGGCTGATCGCCGATGCCCAGCGCAGCGGCGAGTTCGATATGGATCATTTCACCCGCGAAGGATTGCAGCGGATGAATGCCCGGGAAGAACTCGAGCAGGAACCGAACATGCCGGCAGGGCATCTGGCAAGCCTGTTCGATGCTCAAGGCCCCAATCTCAACTGTTTGACGGCGTGTGCCGCTTCGAGTCAGGCGATTGGCGAAGCCACAGAAATCATTCGACAGGGGGAAGCCGACATCATGCTGTCAGGCGGCGCGCACAGCATGATCCACCCGTTCGGCGTGACGGGCTTTAACCTGTTGACGGCCCTTTCGACGCACAACGACGATCCGCAGGGAGCCTCCCGCCCTTTCGACCGGGACCGCGACGGCTTTGTGCTGGGGGAAGGGGCCGCGATGCTCATGCTGGAAGATCTGGAACACGCCCAAAACCGGGGCGCGAAGATCTACGGCGAGATTGCCGGCTACGGCTCGACCGCCGATGCCTACCGCATTACCGACATTCATCCCGAAGGCCGCGGCGCGACGGCGTGCATCAAGATGGCGCTCGCTGACGCCCGATGCTCGCCGGAAGAGATCGGCTATGTGAACGCACATGGCACCAGCACTGCCGTCAACGATCGCGTGGAAACACTCTCGATCAAACAGGCGTTTGGAGACGCGGCGTATCAAACGCCGGTCTCGAGTACGAAAAGCATGATGGGACACTTGATTGCCGCGGCCGGAAGCGCCGAGGCGATTGTTTGTCTGCTGGCGATGCAGGAAGGGGTACTGCCGCCGACCATCAATTACGAAAACCCCGATCCGGAATGCGACCTCGACTACGTCCCGAACCAGCCCCGCGAGGCGGTGGTTCGCAAGTCGCTGTCGAACAGCTTCGGGTTTGGCGGGCAGAATATTTCGTTGGTCTTCTCGAAGTTCGAGGGCTAG
- a CDS encoding sugar transferase: MSVLSTATAARTIPGSAPVPAAPAAASTGSTLQQATDFAGTQQFPKVWWLTPLQLTEERANIQSVPASTRFAKRALDIVVALTMLVCLAPLMAVVALLVKLTSKGPVIYSQTRVGLNLRKKTGIDRRQDQSGPPEGVADRRLPGRDRRATVSYGRHFTIYKFRTMRTDAELQGARFAVKGDSRITPIGRLLRKTRLDELPQLLNVLRGEMSLVGPRPERPEFIKPLSDEIPGYLDRLGLQPGLTGVAQILNGYDNEIDSFRRKVAFDLYYLQNCSLGNDFKILVRTVHVVLTGSGAL; this comes from the coding sequence ATGTCAGTTCTCTCGACCGCCACTGCCGCCAGAACAATTCCTGGGTCAGCCCCTGTGCCTGCTGCTCCTGCTGCAGCATCGACCGGGTCCACGCTCCAACAGGCGACGGACTTCGCTGGAACACAGCAATTCCCGAAAGTGTGGTGGCTCACGCCGCTGCAACTGACGGAAGAACGGGCCAATATCCAGTCTGTTCCCGCTTCCACCCGATTTGCGAAACGTGCTTTGGACATTGTGGTTGCGCTGACGATGCTGGTCTGCCTGGCCCCGCTGATGGCGGTCGTCGCGCTTCTGGTGAAGCTGACTTCAAAAGGACCGGTGATTTACAGCCAAACCCGTGTGGGACTCAATTTGCGCAAGAAGACGGGAATTGACCGCCGTCAGGATCAGTCTGGTCCTCCGGAGGGGGTTGCCGACCGCCGTCTCCCCGGCCGGGATCGCCGAGCCACCGTCAGTTACGGCCGACACTTCACGATCTATAAGTTCCGCACCATGCGGACCGATGCCGAACTCCAGGGAGCTCGATTCGCGGTCAAAGGGGATTCCCGCATCACTCCCATAGGGCGTCTCTTGCGAAAAACCCGTTTGGACGAATTGCCGCAGCTTTTGAATGTGCTGCGGGGAGAAATGTCGCTGGTCGGTCCCCGTCCCGAGCGGCCCGAGTTCATCAAGCCGCTGAGCGATGAAATCCCTGGCTATCTCGATCGTCTGGGTCTGCAGCCAGGCCTGACAGGCGTGGCCCAGATTCTGAACGGCTACGACAACGAGATCGACAGCTTTCGCCGCAAGGTCGCGTTTGACCTTTACTACCTGCAGAATTGCAGCCTTGGGAACGACTTCAAAATTCTCGTTCGCACCGTGCATGTGGTTCTGACCGGCAGCGGCGCTCTCTGA
- a CDS encoding cytochrome c3 family protein: MPQIFHPSMNTLARVSIFGAIFFVTALLGTVWGLVRSPYLTEAGVIRSQPVPFSHAHHVGDIGIDCRYCHTSVEKQAFAGMPATEVCMNCHSQLFAESAMLAPVRESYRDGKPLEWTRVHDAPDYVYFHHGVHVSKGVSCERCHGRVDKMPLMWRQNTLHMEWCLECHKDPAGQVRPPQDVFKMNWHPTAETPTSAELVAARHIRSETNCSICHR; the protein is encoded by the coding sequence ATGCCACAAATCTTTCACCCGAGCATGAACACGCTTGCTCGCGTGAGCATTTTCGGCGCGATCTTCTTCGTGACGGCCCTGCTCGGCACGGTCTGGGGACTGGTCCGCTCGCCGTATCTGACGGAAGCCGGTGTGATTCGCTCACAACCCGTTCCGTTCAGTCATGCTCACCATGTCGGCGACATCGGCATCGATTGTCGCTACTGCCACACCTCCGTTGAAAAGCAGGCCTTTGCCGGCATGCCCGCGACCGAAGTGTGCATGAACTGCCATTCTCAATTGTTCGCTGAAAGCGCCATGCTGGCTCCTGTTCGAGAAAGTTATCGCGACGGCAAGCCGCTGGAATGGACCCGCGTTCACGATGCCCCGGACTATGTGTACTTCCATCACGGGGTGCATGTGAGCAAGGGGGTCTCTTGTGAGCGCTGTCACGGCCGCGTCGACAAGATGCCGTTGATGTGGCGTCAAAATACGCTCCACATGGAATGGTGTCTCGAGTGCCATAAAGATCCTGCTGGTCAGGTCCGTCCGCCGCAGGATGTGTTCAAGATGAACTGGCATCCGACTGCGGAGACGCCGACGAGTGCCGAGCTGGTGGCTGCCCGCCATATTCGCAGTGAAACCAACTGTTCCATTTGCCATCGTTGA
- a CDS encoding TAT-variant-translocated molybdopterin oxidoreductase, which translates to MLHDFSENADRSTAGLPEPAAPGALPGLRAAVSAVNSVPGTGVAGKNGGGVSETVQLDTNLQRSVKNTTGPRYWKSLEEYSEDPEFLARAQKEFAPGAEWWIDQPSRREFLKTMGASFALAGLTGCTIRQPEEKIIPYVQIPENMIPGKANFYATAMPQPGGAIGLLVESHEGRPTKIEGNPDHPTSLGATDAFSQASVLGLYDPLRTRVVQKKALISSWEEFLDDLVPRISIHRSQQGAGLCLLTEEILSPTLQAQVKQLLTAMPQAKWYQYNAWESAGPAGGVKLAFGTDHVVRHQLQKADIIFSVGCDFLAEGPARVRLMREFMARRTVEASGQATMNRLYVVETTPTQTGAKADHWLRLKPSDVEAMLIAVAKELGIDAGGATRTQYVTDHQANWITVLAADLKAARGRSLVMVGPSLPAELHALAHLINSELGNFGQTVTFVEPINKVPGVQSGTIADLAKEIDAGNVETLFIFGGDPVFTAPAEIKFGDKVKAVPCSIYHSLNADSTALACTWHTPATHYLEEWSDARAEDGTATIIQPLIRPLYEGKSAHEMFNILLTGTAGSAYETVRGTWLGQFGNAGNAKWEKSLHDGVVADTVFAPATAVPGGNVLATLRESFNKEVAAGGDFAVVFRTDPSVFDGRFATNGWLNELPQPFSKLTWGNAAWVGYSTANTLKLKPGDMVSVQKGDVTITVPVWVQPGVPENVITLHLGNGRPIEGHKTVGVDVYPLRDSSALWLTSAKVTPTGKRFDLAATQTHHHMGGRDLIRHGTIQQVQEHPDHPAFMNVGHHGAAHGSDGHDWQEGSLGEGAGATFFPNWPQDGPQWGMTVNLSACTGCNACVVACHSENNISVVGADQVIRGREMHWLRIDTYFEGDDPDNPDVYNQPVMCMHCEHAPCEPVCPVGATTHSHEGLNEMTYNRCIGTRYCSNNCPYKVRRFNFLAYNEPTWQLPVLQMAQNPNVTVRSRGVMEKCTYCVQRISSARIHAKIENRDIRDGEVVTACQSACPSRAISFGNVADEKSAVAKTKEHPLNYGMLTDLNTRPRTSYHAAIRNPNPALAPAAAAVEGHA; encoded by the coding sequence ATGCTTCACGACTTCTCTGAAAATGCAGATCGCTCGACAGCTGGTCTCCCCGAGCCGGCGGCGCCTGGTGCATTGCCAGGCCTACGGGCAGCGGTTTCTGCGGTGAATAGCGTGCCCGGAACCGGCGTCGCGGGGAAAAATGGAGGCGGAGTGAGCGAAACAGTTCAACTCGACACCAACTTGCAGCGGTCGGTGAAAAACACCACGGGGCCGCGCTACTGGAAGTCGCTGGAAGAGTATTCGGAAGATCCCGAGTTTCTGGCTCGGGCTCAGAAGGAATTTGCCCCCGGCGCAGAGTGGTGGATCGATCAGCCATCCCGTCGTGAATTTCTGAAGACCATGGGTGCGTCATTCGCGCTGGCTGGGCTCACGGGCTGCACGATTCGTCAGCCTGAAGAAAAGATCATTCCATATGTGCAGATCCCGGAAAACATGATTCCGGGCAAGGCGAACTTTTACGCCACTGCCATGCCGCAGCCGGGTGGAGCAATCGGCCTGCTGGTCGAAAGCCACGAAGGCCGACCTACCAAGATCGAGGGCAACCCCGATCATCCGACGAGCCTGGGGGCGACCGACGCGTTTTCCCAAGCCAGCGTTCTGGGTCTCTATGACCCGTTGCGAACCCGAGTCGTGCAGAAAAAGGCGCTCATCAGCAGTTGGGAAGAGTTTCTCGACGATCTGGTGCCGCGAATTTCGATTCATCGCAGCCAGCAGGGGGCCGGCCTCTGCCTGCTGACCGAAGAAATTCTTTCGCCGACCTTGCAGGCTCAGGTGAAGCAGTTGCTCACCGCAATGCCGCAGGCGAAGTGGTATCAATACAACGCGTGGGAGTCGGCTGGCCCTGCCGGCGGGGTGAAGCTCGCCTTCGGAACTGACCACGTCGTTCGCCATCAACTGCAAAAAGCCGACATCATTTTCTCGGTCGGTTGTGACTTCCTCGCGGAAGGCCCTGCCCGAGTCCGTTTGATGCGCGAGTTCATGGCTCGTCGGACGGTGGAAGCGAGCGGCCAGGCGACGATGAATCGCCTGTACGTCGTCGAAACAACACCGACCCAGACTGGCGCCAAGGCGGATCACTGGCTGCGACTGAAGCCCAGTGACGTCGAAGCCATGCTGATTGCGGTCGCAAAGGAACTCGGCATTGATGCTGGCGGCGCGACTCGTACTCAGTATGTGACCGACCATCAGGCGAATTGGATCACCGTCCTCGCGGCCGACCTGAAGGCGGCTCGCGGTCGTTCGCTGGTCATGGTAGGACCATCGCTGCCTGCCGAACTGCATGCACTTGCACATCTGATCAACAGCGAGTTGGGCAACTTCGGGCAGACGGTCACGTTCGTCGAACCGATCAACAAGGTTCCTGGTGTCCAGTCCGGTACGATTGCTGACCTGGCGAAAGAAATTGATGCTGGCAACGTCGAGACGCTGTTCATCTTCGGCGGCGACCCGGTGTTCACCGCTCCGGCGGAAATCAAGTTTGGGGACAAAGTCAAAGCGGTTCCCTGCTCGATCTATCACAGCCTGAATGCGGATTCGACCGCTCTCGCCTGTACCTGGCATACGCCGGCCACTCACTATCTGGAAGAGTGGAGCGACGCTCGTGCGGAAGATGGAACGGCCACCATCATTCAGCCTCTGATTCGCCCCTTGTATGAGGGGAAGTCGGCACATGAGATGTTCAACATTCTGCTGACGGGGACCGCCGGTAGCGCCTACGAAACCGTCCGCGGCACTTGGCTCGGCCAGTTTGGCAACGCTGGCAATGCGAAGTGGGAAAAGTCGCTGCATGACGGCGTCGTGGCGGATACTGTTTTCGCTCCCGCGACAGCCGTTCCCGGTGGAAATGTCCTTGCGACCCTGCGTGAGAGCTTCAATAAGGAAGTAGCGGCTGGCGGTGATTTTGCCGTTGTCTTCCGTACTGACCCCAGCGTCTTCGATGGCCGGTTTGCGACCAATGGCTGGCTGAACGAACTCCCGCAGCCCTTCTCGAAACTCACTTGGGGGAATGCCGCATGGGTTGGCTATTCGACGGCCAATACCCTCAAGCTCAAGCCCGGGGACATGGTCTCCGTGCAAAAAGGGGATGTGACGATTACGGTGCCGGTCTGGGTTCAACCTGGCGTTCCTGAAAATGTCATCACCCTGCATCTCGGTAACGGTCGTCCCATTGAAGGACACAAAACAGTCGGCGTCGACGTCTATCCATTGCGCGATTCATCCGCCTTGTGGTTGACGAGTGCGAAGGTGACCCCGACCGGCAAGCGGTTTGATCTCGCCGCGACGCAGACGCACCATCACATGGGCGGTCGCGACTTGATTCGTCACGGTACGATTCAACAGGTGCAGGAACATCCCGATCACCCTGCGTTCATGAATGTCGGTCATCACGGCGCGGCTCATGGCAGCGATGGTCATGACTGGCAAGAAGGTTCGCTGGGCGAAGGAGCCGGAGCGACCTTCTTCCCCAACTGGCCGCAAGACGGCCCGCAATGGGGAATGACTGTCAACCTGAGCGCCTGCACTGGCTGCAATGCCTGCGTTGTCGCCTGTCACTCCGAGAACAACATCTCGGTCGTCGGTGCCGATCAGGTCATCCGCGGTCGCGAAATGCACTGGTTGCGAATCGACACCTACTTCGAAGGCGACGACCCGGACAATCCGGACGTTTACAACCAGCCGGTCATGTGCATGCACTGCGAGCATGCTCCGTGCGAGCCCGTCTGTCCCGTGGGCGCTACGACTCACAGTCACGAGGGCTTGAACGAGATGACTTATAACCGCTGCATCGGCACGCGGTACTGCTCGAACAACTGCCCTTACAAGGTCCGTCGGTTCAACTTCCTGGCGTACAACGAGCCAACGTGGCAATTGCCCGTCTTGCAGATGGCGCAGAATCCGAACGTCACGGTCCGCAGCCGCGGGGTGATGGAAAAGTGTACTTACTGCGTCCAGCGAATCAGTTCGGCCCGCATTCACGCGAAGATTGAAAATCGCGACATTCGCGATGGAGAAGTGGTTACGGCCTGCCAGTCGGCCTGCCCGTCCCGTGCGATTTCGTTTGGGAATGTTGCCGACGAAAAGAGTGCCGTCGCGAAGACGAAAGAGCATCCGTTGAACTACGGGATGCTGACAGATCTGAATACCCGGCCTCGGACGAGTTATCACGCGGCCATCCGCAATCCGAATCCCGCCCTGGCGCCGGCCGCGGCTGCTGTGGAGGGTCATGCATGA